ACCGTGTTCATCACGACGAACACCACGCACGCCGCGAATGAGCATTTGTTCAAGAAGTTGCCCTATGACCCGGTGAAGGATTTCGAGCCGGTCACCCTTTTGAGCAGTGGCGGGCAAATCCTCGTTGTGAACAACAACCTGCCGGTCAACAGCGTGCAGGAGCTGATCAAGTACGCGAAAGCCAATCCGGGCAAGCTGTCATTCGGCTCCGGCAGTTCCTCCAGCCGCATTGCGGGTGAACTCTTCAAGCAGATGACGGGTTCGTTCATCGTGAACATTCCGTACCGCAGCAACCCACCCGCCGTGACCGACCTGATCGGTGGCCAGATCCAGCTGATGTTCACCGACATGGCGACCGGCTTGCCGCAAGTGAAGGGCGGGAAGGTGAAGGCGCTGGGTGTTTCCACCAGCAAGCGCATTCCTCTGGCGCAGGAAATCCCGACGATCGCGGAAGCGGGCGTGAAAGGCTACGAAAGCACGTTCTGGTTCGCAGCCTACGTGCCCGCCGGAACGCCGCCTGCGGTCGTTGCGCGCTTGAACGACATCCTGAGCAAGGCCAACAAAGGCCAGGCCGTGACGAACTTCTATTCAAGCGTGGGCTTCGAGGCGCTGGGAGGCAGTCCGGACGACCTGCGGAAGTTCCAGGCAGCCGAGACCCAGAAGTGGGGAAAGATCATCCAGACCGCGGGCATCGAGAAAGAGTAGGTAGCGAAGTCGCTCCGAATCGAAGCGCAAGGGTGCCCTTTGAGCCGAAGGTGAGCGTAGACAGCTTCGACGCAGCGTGTCGGGGCGCTTACCGATAGGCTGAGGCTAGCTGCGGTCACGTGGGTGCTGTACGCCGCCGCGATGCGACATCAACGTCAACCCGATCAACCTTGACACCACTCCCGCCAAGTACATCACGCCGACAAACATCTCCACCGCTGCCAGCATGCGCGCATGCGTGGTGATTGGGATCACGTCGCCGATGCCGGTGCTCGACAGCAGTGCGAAGCTCATGTACATCAGTTCGGTCCAGGTGCGCTGCTCTTGCGGATTGACGGCCGCCGCGAAGCTGCCCGGCTGGAGGGTCTGCATCAACAAGAACAGGTAGGCGAAGCCCCAGGCCAGCAGCGTGAAGGTCGCGCCGGCGGCGAAGAGCTCATCGGTGGTCGCGTGCCAGTCGGCCATCATGTAGGCGATCAGACTGGATGCGGCGTAGAAGTAGAACACCGCCTCCAGCGCCGCTGACCACGGCAGCAGGTGCGGCATGCCGAACAGTGCCTGCAGCGCAAGCAACCCCACCGCCGGCAGCGCGATGCCGCCGGCGACCCAGTTCAGACCTGGCGTGCGGCGCACCATGGCCGTCGTGATGACCAGCACGACGATGCCGAACACACCCAGCCCGATGCGGCCCCCGTCCGTGTTTTCGATGAATGGGTACAGCAGCATCCCGGCGATCTGCACGAGCAAATTGCCGACGGATGACGACGCGTATGGTCGAGCCAGCGGAAGACGTGCATCCGCGCATTGTGCGGGTTGGCCGCGCGTCCTCTCGCGGGGATGCTGCGAGCAGCCGGTCGTCGGTGCCATTCCGATGACAGCTTTGTAGCGGGTGCGTCGCCGATAGAA
Above is a window of Ramlibacter tataouinensis DNA encoding:
- a CDS encoding Bug family tripartite tricarboxylate transporter substrate binding protein; translated protein: MNRRTLLAALTAILPFAAGAQGSFPDKPITFIVPFAAGSATDQLARALGQGVTQETKQQVVIDNKPGANAFIGAQAAAKAAKDGYTVFITTNTTHAANEHLFKKLPYDPVKDFEPVTLLSSGGQILVVNNNLPVNSVQELIKYAKANPGKLSFGSGSSSSRIAGELFKQMTGSFIVNIPYRSNPPAVTDLIGGQIQLMFTDMATGLPQVKGGKVKALGVSTSKRIPLAQEIPTIAEAGVKGYESTFWFAAYVPAGTPPAVVARLNDILSKANKGQAVTNFYSSVGFEALGGSPDDLRKFQAAETQKWGKIIQTAGIEKE
- a CDS encoding potassium channel family protein, encoding MAPTTGCSQHPRERTRGQPAQCADARLPLARPYASSSVGNLLVQIAGMLLYPFIENTDGGRIGLGVFGIVVLVITTAMVRRTPGLNWVAGGIALPAVGLLALQALFGMPHLLPWSAALEAVFYFYAASSLIAYMMADWHATTDELFAAGATFTLLAWGFAYLFLLMQTLQPGSFAAAVNPQEQRTWTELMYMSFALLSSTGIGDVIPITTHARMLAAVEMFVGVMYLAGVVSRLIGLTLMSHRGGVQHPRDRS